From Spirosoma aerolatum, one genomic window encodes:
- a CDS encoding glucosidase family protein, translating to MKSLSKVLLLTAFCVHSVSISFSQPQTQFGEGTGEYGQFFTSLKTQLINTEYRKTVHFGGKERKQFVQWIRDNVHVMKAMKYLEPDISSFWQFFMENQTREGLYYDYYYPMVARESHRMNLFDKRYWKIIARDTIQMHRLPVEADLEYLMVEGGHYIWQATGDTAYIRQWIGKLEKGLMYDMTDPLRWSKKYQLIKRGYTLDTWDFMQLPTTRADYVRQGHDVQTGIFDIDEKTPMGIMHGDNSGLYAACRQLAQLYAVLGNAAKASHWNEQADGIRKRTNELCWNGRFYAHFVPDDPTPSYLNMDQKNTLSLSNPYDINRGLPTESMAESIIQTYLSLKGKNVENSFAEWFGVYPPVEPSYADYLPGSYMNGGVNTIVGGELAKAAFQHGYETYGVDILNRMIQLNEKHGGKLPVSYKPDGTVDAGIPDNWGQAAVMSAMVEGLAGVVDKGALFGQVELTPRWLAAGKNDASVTIAYGPSGKSVSYVYHHNSKAKTIALSIKGDPKQYTVRQLLPAGKQVKGLTVDGKRMTATVEKVLTSQYVVVPTISGGDHRIELTYR from the coding sequence ATGAAATCGCTTTCTAAAGTCCTTCTACTTACTGCCTTCTGTGTTCATAGCGTGTCCATAAGTTTTAGCCAGCCACAAACCCAGTTTGGGGAAGGTACGGGTGAGTATGGCCAATTTTTTACCAGCCTTAAAACGCAGTTAATCAATACGGAATATCGAAAAACGGTTCATTTTGGCGGCAAGGAACGCAAGCAGTTTGTGCAATGGATACGCGACAATGTACACGTCATGAAGGCGATGAAATACCTGGAACCGGACATTAGCAGTTTCTGGCAATTCTTTATGGAAAACCAGACACGCGAAGGCCTGTATTACGACTACTATTACCCCATGGTGGCCCGCGAAAGTCACCGTATGAATCTATTCGACAAACGATACTGGAAGATCATAGCGCGAGATACCATTCAAATGCACCGCCTGCCGGTGGAAGCAGATCTGGAATACCTGATGGTTGAAGGCGGACATTATATCTGGCAGGCTACTGGCGATACGGCTTACATACGCCAATGGATTGGCAAGCTGGAAAAAGGTCTGATGTATGACATGACCGATCCACTGCGCTGGTCGAAGAAGTACCAGTTGATAAAACGCGGCTATACGCTCGATACCTGGGATTTTATGCAACTTCCCACCACTCGGGCCGACTATGTTCGGCAGGGGCATGATGTACAGACCGGTATTTTTGACATCGACGAGAAAACGCCCATGGGAATCATGCATGGGGATAACAGCGGTCTGTATGCCGCCTGTCGGCAACTGGCGCAACTGTATGCCGTTTTGGGCAACGCTGCCAAAGCCTCCCACTGGAATGAACAGGCGGACGGGATTCGGAAACGGACGAATGAGCTTTGCTGGAATGGTCGTTTTTATGCCCATTTCGTTCCTGATGATCCAACGCCATCCTACCTCAATATGGATCAAAAGAACACCCTGAGCCTATCGAATCCATACGATATAAATCGAGGTTTACCAACCGAATCCATGGCCGAGTCGATCATTCAGACTTACCTCAGTTTGAAGGGTAAAAATGTAGAAAATTCCTTTGCCGAATGGTTTGGCGTTTATCCACCTGTTGAACCAAGTTACGCCGATTATCTGCCCGGATCGTATATGAATGGCGGGGTGAATACCATTGTGGGAGGAGAGTTGGCGAAAGCTGCGTTTCAGCACGGCTACGAAACGTACGGGGTGGATATTTTGAATCGAATGATACAGCTTAACGAAAAACATGGTGGCAAACTACCCGTTTCCTACAAGCCCGATGGCACTGTAGATGCTGGCATTCCGGACAACTGGGGCCAGGCCGCTGTGATGAGTGCGATGGTAGAAGGCCTGGCTGGTGTAGTGGATAAGGGAGCTTTGTTCGGACAAGTTGAATTGACTCCCCGATGGCTGGCTGCGGGAAAGAATGACGCATCTGTTACCATCGCCTATGGCCCCTCCGGCAAATCTGTCAGTTATGTTTACCACCATAATTCCAAAGCGAAGACCATTGCGCTTTCGATCAAGGGTGACCCTAAGCAGTACACCGTCCGACAGCTTTTACCGGCTGGCAAGCAGGTTAAGGGCCTTACTGTTGACGGCAAACGGATGACGGCTACGGTTGAAAAAGTGTTAACCAGTCAGTATGTAGTTGTTCCGACCATATCTGGTGGCGACCATCGGATTGAACTAACGTATCGATAG
- a CDS encoding site-specific integrase, producing the protein MNTNVVISLDTRRAKKDGTYPVIMRLGHNAQTTSIPIGISVAVADWDEKKRAIKKSYKGVSSVTRLNNQIEKEKTDAMDIILKLHELGTLQTLSITSLKDRITQKEAKDSFLQFASQCVDELIKAHRVGTARSYKGLISVLKEYRKGKDLLFKEITYDFLARFETNHKSKGNGANGLAVYMRTIRAIYNKAIKSGVADKELYPFDDYKIKTAPTEKRALDAEFLKTIIQLDIPATHLCFNTRNYFVASYMMYGMNFADMAYLEKSSVENGRVRYRRRKTGKLYDIKVTPQLESILVHYMQQTPDSRFVFPILKRDSPTLREKDIQWARKRYNKKLKILASLCGIDSNLTSYVSRHSFATQAMLHDIPLTAISTMLGHSSVKTTEIYLKGLPVNILDNYNERILG; encoded by the coding sequence ATGAACACAAACGTCGTGATTTCCTTAGATACACGCCGTGCCAAAAAGGACGGCACCTATCCGGTCATTATGCGGCTAGGCCATAATGCACAAACAACCTCTATCCCCATTGGAATAAGCGTTGCTGTAGCGGATTGGGATGAGAAAAAACGGGCTATTAAAAAAAGCTACAAGGGCGTTAGTTCCGTTACCCGACTGAACAATCAGATTGAGAAGGAGAAGACCGATGCGATGGACATCATTCTTAAACTCCATGAATTAGGCACGCTTCAAACCTTGTCGATCACATCCTTAAAAGACCGGATCACACAAAAGGAAGCGAAGGATTCGTTTCTGCAATTTGCCAGTCAATGCGTGGATGAACTGATTAAAGCGCATCGGGTTGGTACGGCCAGATCGTATAAGGGCTTAATCAGCGTTTTGAAAGAATACCGCAAGGGGAAAGATTTATTGTTCAAAGAGATTACCTATGATTTCCTTGCCAGATTTGAGACCAATCATAAAAGCAAAGGGAATGGCGCTAATGGTTTAGCTGTCTATATGCGGACAATTCGGGCCATCTATAACAAGGCCATTAAGTCTGGGGTGGCCGATAAAGAATTGTATCCCTTCGATGACTATAAGATTAAGACTGCTCCTACCGAAAAACGGGCTTTGGACGCAGAGTTTCTCAAAACGATTATTCAATTGGACATTCCCGCTACACACCTATGCTTTAATACGCGCAATTATTTCGTTGCCAGCTATATGATGTACGGAATGAACTTTGCGGATATGGCTTACTTGGAAAAAAGCTCTGTGGAAAACGGGCGCGTCCGGTATCGCCGAAGAAAAACGGGTAAGTTATACGATATTAAGGTTACCCCGCAGCTTGAAAGCATATTGGTTCACTATATGCAACAAACTCCTGATTCCAGATTCGTCTTTCCGATTCTGAAACGGGACTCGCCAACCCTTCGTGAAAAGGACATCCAATGGGCCAGAAAACGGTACAATAAAAAGCTAAAGATTTTGGCTTCGCTATGCGGGATTGACTCAAATCTGACAAGCTATGTGAGCCGACATTCATTTGCGACCCAGGCGATGCTGCATGATATTCCGCTCACGGCTATCAGCACAATGCTTGGTCATTCCAGCGTAAAAACTACTGAAATTTATCTCAAAGGTTTGCCAGTCAATATCCTAGACAATTACAATGAACGAATTTTAGGATAA
- a CDS encoding helix-turn-helix domain-containing protein codes for MEVICLHDDAFYALIDKVLERVQQQQATKEDKWISGSEAMKKLRIQSKTTLQKLRDEGSIRFSQPERKIILYDSDSINDYLSRHTKETFYP; via the coding sequence ATGGAAGTTATCTGTCTGCACGATGACGCTTTTTACGCCTTGATCGACAAGGTTCTTGAACGGGTTCAGCAACAGCAAGCGACCAAGGAAGACAAATGGATTTCAGGCAGCGAAGCCATGAAGAAGTTGCGTATCCAAAGTAAAACAACTTTGCAGAAGCTTCGTGATGAAGGCAGCATTCGGTTTTCGCAGCCTGAGAGAAAGATCATCTTATACGACAGCGATTCCATCAACGACTATTTATCTCGCCACACTAAAGAAACCTTTTACCCATGA
- a CDS encoding nucleoid-associated protein codes for MFKPNKVVIHELQKSPDHAGITWFLSDKLAGVKPSDYISLEKMIRGFDREGVFHGYFGEPEINPFAASFKSYFTSQKEDEQFVAFTKEVVPQLNHLLDKKHFARGGYYVFCEYEFENNKGLGIFLVRDTEGTLFKVDDKSHSFQLDKIKYMETDKMAMGCQIDYIKYRSEGQKCLAFTHNRQKEVSDYFVEWIGCQNRKSGKESTEDLYKLIDAIRDELPINPNTNEKVTAEKLKEDIFNLVESEQTKTLDLQTIGKHLFNDNMFFLNKARAHKIEIDSSFKLHKSTFAKYNLFDVKDDDLGIKLKFPKHRFGDRRTIKIKNEGADRKLIIESPSLIDQILRRLEQMGNE; via the coding sequence ATGTTCAAGCCTAATAAAGTTGTTATTCACGAGTTGCAAAAAAGCCCTGACCATGCAGGAATTACTTGGTTTTTGTCTGATAAATTAGCAGGGGTTAAACCATCAGACTACATATCCCTTGAGAAAATGATTAGGGGGTTTGATAGAGAAGGTGTATTTCATGGTTATTTCGGAGAGCCAGAGATAAACCCCTTTGCTGCTTCTTTTAAATCATATTTTACTTCGCAAAAAGAAGATGAGCAGTTTGTTGCTTTTACTAAAGAGGTAGTACCGCAATTAAATCATTTACTGGATAAGAAACATTTTGCACGCGGTGGCTATTACGTTTTCTGTGAGTATGAATTTGAAAACAATAAAGGCCTTGGTATATTTTTAGTTCGTGATACAGAAGGTACACTATTTAAAGTCGATGATAAATCTCATAGCTTCCAACTTGATAAAATCAAGTATATGGAAACCGATAAAATGGCTATGGGCTGCCAAATTGACTATATAAAATATAGATCAGAAGGTCAAAAATGTTTAGCATTTACACACAATCGTCAGAAAGAAGTATCTGACTACTTTGTCGAATGGATAGGATGCCAAAATCGGAAAAGCGGTAAGGAATCAACAGAAGATTTATACAAGCTTATTGATGCTATTAGAGACGAACTACCAATAAATCCTAATACTAATGAGAAAGTTACAGCAGAAAAACTGAAAGAAGATATTTTTAATTTAGTTGAATCTGAGCAAACAAAGACTCTTGATTTGCAAACCATCGGGAAGCATTTATTCAATGATAATATGTTTTTCTTAAATAAAGCCAGAGCACACAAAATAGAAATTGATTCTTCTTTTAAGCTTCATAAATCTACCTTTGCCAAATATAACTTATTTGATGTTAAAGACGATGATTTAGGGATAAAATTGAAATTTCCTAAACATCGATTTGGTGATAGGCGTACTATTAAAATAAAAAATGAAGGAGCCGATAGGAAATTAATCATAGAATCTCCTTCACTTATTGACCAAATTTTACGCCGTTTAGAACAAATGGGCAATGAATAG
- a CDS encoding nucleotidyl transferase AbiEii/AbiGii toxin family protein, with product MINLQSIQAFFPQHVQQARRFMLREYLQCRILEILFNSDFRNQFAFLGGTCLRLVHDNQRFSEDLDFDNFNISTEEFDQVSTVIAEGLELQGYTVEFKTVNKGAYHCYIRFPNMLFEHGLSGYKEEKILIQLDTEPQNFVFKPETVLLNRFDTIARIFVTPIDVILAQKFYAILNRPRNKGRDFFDVVFLLGRQIKPNYAYLNQKIGIDTANALKERLIAHCATLDMDDMAKDVEPFLFYKADRNKVILFLDIIKQASL from the coding sequence ATGATTAACCTACAATCCATTCAGGCATTTTTCCCCCAGCATGTGCAACAAGCCCGTCGGTTCATGCTGCGCGAGTACCTTCAATGTCGAATCCTGGAAATTTTGTTCAACAGTGATTTCCGAAATCAGTTTGCTTTTTTAGGCGGTACATGCTTACGGCTCGTACACGATAATCAGCGTTTTTCGGAAGATTTGGATTTTGACAACTTCAATATATCCACAGAAGAATTTGATCAGGTTTCTACTGTGATTGCCGAAGGGCTCGAATTACAGGGCTATACGGTTGAATTCAAAACGGTCAATAAAGGGGCGTACCACTGTTATATTAGGTTCCCCAATATGCTATTTGAGCACGGCTTGTCCGGTTATAAAGAGGAGAAAATATTAATTCAACTGGATACAGAGCCACAGAACTTCGTTTTCAAGCCAGAAACTGTGCTGCTCAATCGCTTCGATACGATTGCACGTATCTTTGTGACACCGATTGATGTTATTCTAGCGCAAAAGTTTTATGCCATACTCAACCGTCCCCGTAATAAAGGACGTGATTTCTTTGATGTCGTTTTTCTACTGGGGCGTCAGATCAAGCCAAACTATGCCTACCTCAACCAGAAGATTGGGATCGATACAGCCAATGCCTTAAAAGAAAGACTCATAGCACACTGTGCAACGCTGGATATGGATGACATGGCAAAAGACGTCGAGCCATTCTTGTTTTACAAAGCTGATCGAAATAAAGTGATTTTGTTTCTTGATATTATAAAACAGGCTAGCTTATGA
- a CDS encoding type IV toxin-antitoxin system AbiEi family antitoxin domain-containing protein — MDFVTFQRAFQESGVIELHEVQKEFPDFHARRLSDWQAKNYIQKIINRFYRWTDQPLTEQLAFYTANRIYRDSYISLWSALSYYGLIPEGVYQTYSVSTHKTKSFSTPIGEWVYKHIKPTLFFGYRIERWNNKPLLIAEPEKALLDTIYLNTQWHNTTDIDALRINWAILAEIAQPNIIREYAEFYCNQRITELAHYLIQRMSDD; from the coding sequence ATGGACTTCGTTACCTTCCAGCGAGCCTTTCAGGAAAGCGGCGTTATTGAACTCCATGAAGTGCAAAAAGAGTTTCCTGACTTCCATGCACGACGTTTATCCGACTGGCAAGCCAAAAACTACATTCAAAAAATCATCAATCGGTTTTATCGCTGGACAGACCAGCCGTTAACCGAGCAGTTGGCGTTTTATACAGCCAACCGGATTTACCGCGACTCCTATATCTCGCTCTGGTCAGCCCTCAGCTATTATGGCTTAATTCCCGAAGGGGTCTACCAAACCTATTCGGTATCAACCCATAAAACCAAGTCTTTCTCAACGCCTATTGGTGAATGGGTTTATAAACACATCAAGCCAACCCTCTTTTTCGGCTACCGGATCGAACGTTGGAATAATAAACCACTCCTGATTGCAGAGCCCGAAAAAGCACTTCTCGATACGATTTATCTTAATACTCAGTGGCATAATACCACCGACATCGATGCCTTGCGGATCAACTGGGCAATTTTAGCTGAAATCGCTCAACCCAATATTATTCGGGAATATGCTGAATTCTATTGTAATCAGCGTATAACCGAACTTGCCCACTACCTCATTCAACGGATGTCCGATGATTAA
- a CDS encoding recombinase family protein: MKQAIAYYRVSTHRQGRSGLGLEAQQEVVATYCRQNAYDLIDEVIEVKSTRKQQYRLLQALDTCKHRKATLMVARLDRLGRDVEKIARLVKSDVEIVVTDNPHANRFTIHILAAVAEEQRQRISETTKAALDAARKRGVVLGKHGKTLAWRNKKAADEFANQLAPILKSLKKRGVITVRAIAQELNRQGVPTFRGDSQWHPSTVCVVQKRLKQKQPITMKTRPLITPSNKNNLLFDDRSLLEMAFGEKALALASINTNCDCDGYYPNPNDEERDTHQIPASAAAIC; this comes from the coding sequence ATGAAACAGGCGATTGCTTACTACCGCGTGTCCACACATCGACAGGGACGAAGTGGATTAGGCCTGGAAGCGCAACAAGAGGTGGTCGCTACTTATTGTCGGCAGAATGCGTATGATCTGATTGACGAAGTCATAGAAGTCAAATCCACTCGCAAACAACAGTACAGGCTTTTACAAGCACTGGATACATGTAAACATCGGAAGGCCACGTTGATGGTCGCTAGGCTGGACAGGTTAGGCCGGGATGTTGAGAAAATTGCCAGGTTGGTCAAGTCCGATGTGGAGATTGTGGTGACCGATAACCCGCATGCCAATCGGTTCACGATCCATATTCTGGCCGCAGTCGCCGAAGAGCAACGTCAGCGGATTAGTGAAACAACAAAAGCCGCTTTGGATGCGGCCCGAAAACGAGGAGTGGTCTTGGGAAAGCATGGCAAGACATTGGCTTGGCGAAATAAAAAAGCGGCCGATGAATTTGCCAACCAGCTTGCGCCGATCCTCAAGTCTTTAAAAAAACGAGGTGTTATCACTGTGCGGGCGATTGCTCAGGAGCTCAACCGGCAAGGTGTACCAACCTTTCGGGGCGATAGTCAGTGGCACCCCAGTACCGTTTGTGTAGTACAAAAGCGATTGAAACAAAAACAACCAATAACCATGAAAACACGACCCCTTATAACTCCGTCGAATAAAAACAACCTGCTCTTTGATGATCGTTCGCTGCTAGAAATGGCATTCGGTGAGAAGGCATTGGCGCTTGCCTCGATCAATACCAATTGCGATTGCGATGGCTATTACCCCAATCCCAACGATGAAGAACGCGATACCCACCAAATCCCCGCATCTGCTGCTGCGATCTGTTGA
- a CDS encoding radical SAM/SPASM domain-containing protein encodes MKNAIPTKSPHLLLRSVDAQYSYVVNCAYPQSLRLLTKPQADILAAMDGQSTISMLSERLAIPPTVLEEFSNLLVQTEIIRFDDQFTKLQKPAIPQSLNFWIHTTNRCNLACSYCYISTLNTTQGMLDETKQQLLEKVVETASKRKLKQIKFRLAGGEPLTQFKSWKVFIPQIRQRLQEVGCRFEASFITNLTILTDEIITYCKAQGIGFGISLDGLEYDHDASRPFKQGAGTFKYIDRNLRKLLAHQIPVTVNTVLSNQNLRGLPALTRYLIELDVPFRYSIVKGEVLDAELLESSLLESYAIMEEAIQKGWQFSRRHQFCDLKPQELGFQTCASGFSGGAIYVDGTLNYCHVHFGDDAQLSHSIFDPELDLVDMIQQGSHEEDNRSADCKACRYSAVCTSGCPVYRVNGKDPQCSLYHRIIPLLYELQAKERLKALRDFKIL; translated from the coding sequence ATGAAGAACGCGATACCCACCAAATCCCCGCATCTGCTGCTGCGATCTGTTGACGCGCAGTATTCTTATGTTGTCAATTGTGCCTATCCGCAGTCACTTCGCCTGTTGACGAAGCCACAAGCTGATATTTTAGCGGCTATGGACGGGCAGTCTACGATTTCTATGTTGAGTGAGCGGCTTGCTATTCCACCAACTGTACTAGAGGAATTTTCAAATCTGCTCGTTCAGACGGAGATCATTCGCTTTGACGATCAGTTCACCAAGCTTCAGAAACCAGCCATTCCCCAATCACTCAACTTCTGGATTCACACCACCAATCGCTGTAATCTGGCCTGTAGCTATTGTTATATTTCGACCTTGAATACTACCCAAGGGATGCTTGATGAGACCAAACAGCAATTGCTGGAGAAGGTGGTCGAAACGGCTAGCAAGCGAAAGCTCAAACAGATTAAATTCCGATTGGCGGGTGGCGAACCCTTAACACAGTTCAAATCCTGGAAAGTCTTCATCCCTCAAATCCGTCAGCGATTGCAGGAAGTTGGGTGCCGTTTTGAAGCCTCCTTTATTACCAATTTGACCATACTTACTGATGAGATCATCACTTATTGCAAGGCACAGGGTATTGGCTTTGGTATTTCGCTGGACGGCTTGGAATATGACCATGATGCCAGCAGGCCTTTTAAACAGGGAGCCGGCACATTCAAGTACATTGATCGAAATTTGCGAAAATTACTAGCTCACCAGATCCCAGTCACAGTCAACACCGTTCTCAGCAATCAAAATTTGCGAGGCTTACCCGCATTGACTCGCTATCTGATTGAGCTGGATGTCCCGTTTCGGTATTCGATTGTCAAAGGTGAAGTGCTTGATGCCGAGCTTTTAGAAAGCAGTTTGCTGGAATCGTATGCGATTATGGAGGAGGCTATCCAAAAGGGATGGCAATTCTCGCGTCGGCACCAGTTTTGCGATCTGAAACCCCAGGAACTAGGCTTTCAGACCTGTGCGTCGGGTTTTTCCGGTGGTGCTATCTATGTCGATGGCACCCTCAATTATTGCCATGTCCATTTTGGCGATGACGCTCAATTATCCCATTCCATCTTCGACCCTGAACTGGATCTAGTGGATATGATCCAGCAGGGTAGCCATGAAGAAGACAACCGGTCGGCTGATTGCAAGGCTTGTCGATACAGTGCCGTTTGTACCAGTGGTTGTCCGGTCTACCGGGTGAATGGCAAAGATCCCCAATGCAGCCTGTATCATCGGATCATTCCGTTACTATATGAACTACAAGCTAAGGAACGCTTAAAAGCGTTACGGGATTTTAAAATCCTTTAA